In a genomic window of Aneurinibacillus sp. REN35:
- a CDS encoding NYN domain-containing protein → MEEILIVDGYNVIGDWKRLKEKKKISLEEARDDLLSWLAEYQGFTGMRVIVVFDAHNVKGKGKKVREYRLDIRYTKEKETADECIERLVFELSHRHRQIYVATSDYTEQRVTFGYGALRKSARELWNEMQKVNRDIDEKVQETKQKPKGRGIELSDEIKKKFEKWRRGVE, encoded by the coding sequence ATGGAAGAGATATTGATTGTAGATGGCTATAATGTCATCGGAGACTGGAAGAGATTGAAAGAAAAAAAGAAAATCAGTCTCGAAGAAGCTCGTGACGATTTGCTTAGCTGGTTGGCAGAATATCAAGGGTTCACCGGAATGCGTGTCATCGTTGTATTCGATGCACATAATGTAAAAGGCAAAGGTAAAAAGGTGCGCGAATATCGTCTTGATATTCGCTACACCAAAGAGAAAGAAACGGCAGATGAATGCATTGAGCGGCTTGTATTTGAGCTGTCTCACCGCCACCGCCAGATTTATGTAGCCACTTCAGATTATACGGAGCAGCGGGTTACGTTTGGGTATGGTGCTTTACGTAAGTCGGCGCGCGAACTTTGGAACGAGATGCAAAAAGTAAACCGTGACATTGATGAGAAGGTACAGGAGACAAAACAAAAACCGAAAGGTCGCGGCATTGAACTCAGTGATGAAATTAAAAAAAAATTCGAAAAGTGGCGTCGCGGAGTCGAATGA
- the secE gene encoding preprotein translocase subunit SecE, giving the protein MSFTDKLKRGPAFVKEAWTELKKVTWPTRKELFSYTTVVLVTVTLIAIFFAVIDLGISQLLELILKTGK; this is encoded by the coding sequence ATGAGTTTCACTGATAAACTCAAACGCGGACCGGCCTTTGTAAAGGAAGCCTGGACCGAGCTGAAAAAAGTAACCTGGCCGACGCGTAAGGAATTATTTTCTTACACGACAGTCGTGCTGGTGACAGTAACGCTCATCGCGATCTTCTTTGCAGTAATTGATTTAGGTATTTCCCAGCTCCTTGAACTCATTTTGAAGACAGGGAAATAA
- the sigH gene encoding RNA polymerase sporulation sigma factor SigH: MAADHTRYEALYDEDIVELVRLGDSDALEYLINKYKNFVRAKARSYFLIGADREDIVQEGMIGLYKSIRDFKGDKLASFKAFAELCITRQIITAIKTATRQKHIPLNSYVSLDKPIYDEDSDRTLLDIICGTRVTDPEELIINQEEYDDIEDKISEILSDLEQQVLLLYLDGRSYQEIAVDLSRHVKSIDNALQRVKRKLEKYLEVREVSQV; the protein is encoded by the coding sequence TTGGCAGCAGACCATACCCGCTATGAAGCTCTATACGATGAGGATATCGTAGAACTTGTACGGTTAGGTGATAGTGACGCGTTGGAGTACTTAATCAATAAGTATAAGAATTTTGTGCGTGCCAAAGCCCGTTCCTATTTTTTAATCGGTGCTGACCGCGAAGATATTGTGCAGGAAGGTATGATTGGGCTGTACAAGTCAATTCGGGACTTTAAAGGGGATAAGCTTGCCTCTTTTAAGGCATTTGCCGAATTGTGTATTACGCGTCAGATTATTACCGCAATTAAGACAGCGACCCGGCAAAAGCATATTCCTCTTAATTCGTATGTCTCGCTGGACAAGCCCATTTACGATGAAGATTCGGATCGTACTTTGCTGGACATTATCTGCGGTACAAGAGTAACGGACCCAGAAGAGTTGATTATTAATCAGGAAGAGTATGATGATATCGAGGATAAGATCAGCGAGATTTTGAGTGATTTGGAGCAGCAGGTTTTACTTTTGTATCTGGACGGCCGTTCCTATCAAGAGATTGCGGTGGATTTAAGCCGCCACGTTAAATCAATTGATAACGCTCTCCAGCGAGTGAAGCGTAAGCTTGAGAAGTATTTAGAGGTACGTGAAGTGTCGCAAGTATAA
- the cysE gene encoding serine O-acetyltransferase: protein MFKTIREDIDVVMDRDPAARSTLEVILTYSGLHAIWFHRISHRLWNKKFYTLARMVSQFGRWITGIEIHPGAKIGKGLFIDHGMGVVIGETCEIGDDVTLYQGVTLGGTGKEKGKRHPTIGNNVLIASGAKVLGSMKIGDNSKIGAGSVVLQEVPPNSTVVGIPGRIKIQDGVKVEQDLDQVNLPDPIGEVMRSMQREIDILREEVKQLKRSRPSDEYN from the coding sequence ATGTTTAAAACTATACGAGAAGATATTGATGTAGTGATGGACCGTGACCCTGCTGCACGAAGCACGCTTGAAGTGATTCTAACGTATTCTGGCCTGCATGCGATCTGGTTTCACCGTATAAGCCACCGCTTATGGAACAAAAAGTTTTATACGCTCGCACGAATGGTATCCCAATTTGGCCGCTGGATTACCGGAATTGAAATCCATCCAGGAGCAAAAATCGGCAAAGGACTGTTCATTGACCACGGCATGGGCGTAGTCATCGGTGAAACGTGCGAGATTGGCGATGATGTAACCTTGTATCAAGGTGTGACATTAGGTGGTACCGGCAAAGAAAAAGGAAAGCGCCATCCGACAATCGGCAATAATGTTCTGATTGCCTCTGGAGCAAAAGTGCTTGGCTCGATGAAGATTGGGGACAATTCCAAAATTGGAGCCGGATCGGTTGTGCTGCAGGAAGTACCGCCAAACTCGACTGTAGTCGGCATTCCTGGTCGGATTAAAATACAGGACGGCGTAAAAGTGGAACAGGACCTCGATCAGGTCAATCTTCCTGATCCGATTGGGGAAGTCATGCGCTCGATGCAGCGGGAGATTGATATACTGCGGGAAGAAGTAAAACAGTTGAAGAGGAGTCGACCATCCGATGAGTACAATTAA
- a CDS encoding Mini-ribonuclease 3, whose product MYVGTGNEPDKGAIMKQDKVTRDPRQLNALTLAYMGDAVLEIRVRQHLIAAGEVKPNLLQRASIGYVSAKAQADIVMGIWERLTEEEQAVLKRGRNAKSATMPKNAHVSDYRLSTGFEALLGFLYLTEQTERLDEVLSYALDWVENGQGNE is encoded by the coding sequence GTGTACGTTGGCACCGGAAATGAGCCGGATAAGGGAGCGATTATGAAGCAGGATAAAGTAACAAGAGACCCAAGACAACTCAATGCGCTAACGCTTGCTTATATGGGCGATGCCGTGCTGGAGATTCGCGTGCGCCAGCATCTGATTGCGGCAGGGGAGGTTAAGCCAAACCTGCTGCAGCGCGCGTCTATTGGCTATGTTTCAGCCAAGGCCCAAGCAGATATTGTAATGGGGATTTGGGAGCGGCTAACTGAGGAAGAACAGGCTGTTCTCAAACGAGGCCGTAATGCCAAATCTGCTACCATGCCCAAAAATGCTCACGTCTCTGACTATCGGCTCAGCACAGGCTTTGAAGCGCTGCTTGGTTTTTTATATTTAACGGAGCAGACAGAACGCCTCGATGAAGTCCTATCCTATGCATTGGACTGGGTAGAGAATGGACAAGGAAACGAATGA
- the nusG gene encoding transcription termination/antitermination protein NusG, with protein sequence MEKHWYVVHTYSGYENKVKTNLEKRVESMGMEDKIFRVLIPTEEETEERDGKRKVVTKKVFPGYVLVEMAMTDDSWYVVRNTPGVTGFVGSAGAGSKPTPLLPEEVASIMKQMGMEETVQRVDFELKEMVKVKEGPFANMVGSVEEIQLDKRKVKVLVDMFGRETPVELDFTQVAKL encoded by the coding sequence ATGGAAAAACACTGGTATGTAGTTCACACTTATTCAGGATACGAGAATAAGGTTAAGACAAACCTGGAGAAGCGCGTAGAGTCAATGGGAATGGAAGATAAAATCTTCCGTGTGCTCATTCCTACGGAAGAGGAGACCGAAGAGCGCGACGGCAAGAGAAAAGTCGTAACGAAAAAGGTTTTTCCGGGGTACGTGCTCGTCGAAATGGCAATGACCGACGATTCCTGGTATGTGGTTCGGAACACGCCCGGTGTAACTGGATTCGTTGGTTCTGCGGGTGCAGGATCGAAACCGACTCCTCTTCTTCCTGAAGAAGTAGCTTCCATTATGAAGCAAATGGGCATGGAAGAAACCGTGCAGCGTGTAGACTTTGAACTGAAAGAAATGGTGAAGGTCAAGGAAGGCCCGTTCGCCAACATGGTTGGTTCTGTTGAAGAGATCCAACTGGACAAGCGCAAGGTCAAAGTGTTGGTTGATATGTTTGGACGCGAAACGCCCGTTGAGTTGGATTTTACTCAAGTGGCGAAGTTATAG
- the gltX gene encoding glutamate--tRNA ligase encodes MSKQVRVRFAPSPTGHLHIGGARSALFNYLFARHHGGDFIVRIEDTDRKRNVEDAEAKLIESLRWFGTEWDESIDKDGGVGPYRSMDRLDIYQKYIEQLVAEGKAYPCYCTEDELNAEREAQKERGETPRYAGTCRNLTAEQIQAYEAEGRTASIRFRVQENREYTVHDHIRGEVTFDSNGIGDFVIARPDGIPTYNFAVVIDDALMKITHVIRGEEHLSNTPRQLMIYEAFGFETPDFAHVALILNPDGKKMSKRDESLIQFMEQYRDLGYLPEALMNFLVLLGWSPEEEQEIFTREELIEKFSLGRVSKSPAIFDIHKLNWMNNYYIKQASAERMAELCIPHMQKAGQLPQELHEEQRQWAEKLVALYQEQLEYAAQIVDLSAMFFEDEVRYDAEAKEVLAEEQVTDVMKAFHEELLSLEEYTADGIKGALKAVQKATGHKGKKLFMPVRVAVTGFTHGRDLNETLFLLGRDTVVQRVLHVANNREQIVK; translated from the coding sequence ATGTCGAAACAAGTCCGTGTCCGGTTTGCGCCGAGTCCAACCGGACATTTACATATCGGAGGAGCCCGTTCGGCCCTTTTTAATTATTTATTTGCCCGTCATCATGGTGGAGATTTTATTGTCCGCATTGAAGACACAGATCGTAAGCGGAATGTGGAAGATGCGGAGGCGAAGCTGATTGAGAGCTTACGTTGGTTTGGTACGGAGTGGGATGAGAGCATCGATAAAGACGGTGGAGTTGGTCCGTACCGTTCGATGGATCGATTAGATATTTATCAAAAATATATCGAACAATTGGTTGCAGAGGGCAAGGCCTATCCTTGCTACTGTACAGAAGATGAGCTGAATGCGGAGCGGGAAGCTCAGAAGGAACGGGGAGAGACGCCGCGTTATGCTGGAACGTGCCGTAACCTGACCGCAGAACAAATTCAAGCATACGAAGCAGAAGGCCGTACAGCCTCTATCCGCTTCCGCGTACAGGAGAATCGCGAATATACCGTTCATGACCATATTCGTGGTGAAGTCACGTTTGATTCCAATGGAATCGGTGATTTCGTTATTGCGCGTCCCGATGGCATTCCGACCTACAACTTTGCTGTTGTGATTGATGATGCTCTGATGAAGATCACGCATGTTATTCGTGGGGAAGAACATCTATCCAACACACCGCGCCAGTTAATGATTTATGAGGCATTCGGATTTGAAACGCCGGATTTTGCGCACGTGGCGCTAATTTTGAATCCGGATGGTAAGAAGATGAGTAAGCGGGATGAGTCGTTGATTCAATTCATGGAGCAATACCGTGATCTTGGCTATTTGCCGGAGGCGCTGATGAACTTTCTCGTGCTTCTCGGATGGTCGCCGGAAGAAGAACAGGAAATTTTCACACGTGAAGAATTAATTGAAAAATTCTCGTTGGGCCGTGTCTCTAAGTCACCAGCCATCTTTGATATTCATAAGTTAAATTGGATGAACAATTATTATATTAAACAAGCATCTGCAGAGCGCATGGCTGAATTGTGTATTCCTCATATGCAAAAGGCGGGACAATTGCCGCAGGAGCTACATGAAGAACAGCGCCAGTGGGCGGAGAAACTTGTAGCGCTGTATCAGGAACAGTTGGAGTATGCGGCGCAAATTGTTGATCTTTCTGCTATGTTCTTTGAGGATGAGGTGCGCTATGACGCGGAAGCGAAAGAAGTTCTTGCAGAGGAACAGGTGACGGATGTGATGAAAGCTTTTCACGAGGAGCTGCTTTCGCTTGAAGAGTATACGGCCGATGGCATTAAAGGTGCGCTGAAAGCCGTACAGAAGGCAACCGGACATAAAGGTAAAAAGTTGTTTATGCCTGTTCGTGTGGCCGTAACGGGCTTTACTCATGGTCGTGATCTGAACGAGACACTGTTCCTGTTAGGACGGGATACAGTGGTGCAGCGCGTTTTGCATGTAGCTAATAACCGCGAACAAATTGTTAAATAA
- the rplJ gene encoding 50S ribosomal protein L10, giving the protein MSVREEKVQIVNEITEKFQSSKGVVVTDYRGLNVAQVTELRKKCREAGVEFKVYKNTMTRRATAAAGLSDLDASLTGPTAIAFSNEDEISAAKVISDFAKTNDALEIKGGVMEGKVLSVEEVKAIASLPNREGLLSMLLSVLQAPIRNFALAVKAVGEQKEGQEA; this is encoded by the coding sequence ATGTCCGTACGTGAAGAGAAAGTTCAAATCGTAAACGAAATTACTGAGAAATTTCAAAGCAGCAAAGGTGTAGTTGTAACTGACTACCGTGGACTGAACGTAGCGCAAGTAACTGAGTTGCGTAAAAAGTGCCGCGAAGCTGGCGTAGAATTCAAAGTGTACAAAAACACAATGACTCGCCGTGCAACTGCCGCAGCTGGTCTGAGTGACCTGGATGCTTCATTAACTGGCCCTACGGCTATCGCATTCAGTAATGAAGACGAGATTTCTGCAGCGAAAGTAATCTCTGATTTCGCGAAAACGAACGATGCTCTCGAAATTAAGGGCGGTGTAATGGAAGGCAAAGTGCTTTCTGTTGAAGAAGTTAAGGCTATTGCTAGCCTGCCGAACCGCGAAGGTCTACTCTCTATGCTTCTTAGCGTGCTTCAAGCACCTATTCGCAACTTCGCGCTTGCTGTTAAAGCTGTCGGTGAACAAAAAGAAGGCCAAGAGGCTTAA
- the rpmG gene encoding 50S ribosomal protein L33, whose amino-acid sequence MRVTVTLACTECKQRNYTTTKNKRKQTERIEMKKYCKFCNDHTLHRETR is encoded by the coding sequence ATGCGGGTAACTGTAACGTTAGCGTGCACCGAGTGCAAACAACGCAACTATACCACAACGAAAAACAAACGTAAGCAAACGGAACGCATCGAGATGAAGAAATATTGCAAGTTCTGCAATGATCATACTCTTCATCGTGAAACTCGTTAA
- a CDS encoding methyl-accepting chemotaxis protein has translation MGAKSLKAKLLLVIIPIIVIALSFVAWLNHHKAKEFLESNFKERAFIQLELLNSKVNDWLGQQKDRVTNMASSMDIRGMNAHTQLAYLESKLKEYNEYEMFFIADPSGKAFTTEGQEVDVGNRDYFKKVTSGQPYAISDPLISRASGKMIVVIASPIYDQHNKVSGMLGATVPIGTMNEIVGTQKIGQTGYAYMVKKDGMVISYPDQKEILKLNVLKLNIPTLQEGIEEAFTGKTGYKRYTYKGVDKYAFFSQVPTTGWVVAITAPVEEASSQLNYLAKLSFVTATVVLVFAVIILVIFSSRFVRPIRHLSELTAMIADGDLTVKTPNRSKDEVGVLSHNFNQMVESVHMLLFEIKDASQKMRSSSDVLTLASKETTHSAEQVAVTINDLAEGAGDIAHSIQSAHVEVTLVNESLQKISVYADEMAHTFKATQVLTEEGEHAVRAAVLKMEEIQNMVDTASEVVQKLGERSEEIGQIVGLITGIASQTNLLALNASIEAARAGEAGRGFAVVADEVRKLAEETDKAAGDISRIVQENKRETHEAIDSIQRGHAVIVEGQEMVHHTGDSFGKIHEHIRLVGEKSTHITTSIKVAEENARKVSNEMERISAITEEASAGSEEVAAVSEQQAAAAQQLSNDAATMARLSDQMESLVSRFKMEK, from the coding sequence ATGGGAGCGAAAAGTCTAAAAGCCAAATTGTTGTTAGTTATTATTCCGATTATCGTGATAGCGCTTTCTTTTGTGGCGTGGCTCAACCATCATAAGGCAAAAGAGTTTCTAGAAAGCAATTTTAAGGAAAGAGCATTCATCCAGCTTGAGCTATTGAACAGCAAGGTCAATGATTGGCTCGGACAGCAGAAGGACCGTGTCACTAATATGGCCTCTAGTATGGACATACGTGGAATGAATGCGCATACACAGCTTGCTTATCTTGAGTCGAAGCTTAAAGAATATAACGAGTACGAGATGTTTTTTATTGCCGACCCATCAGGTAAAGCATTCACCACAGAAGGTCAGGAAGTCGATGTAGGCAACCGTGACTATTTCAAAAAGGTAACCAGCGGACAGCCGTATGCGATTTCAGATCCGCTGATCTCTCGAGCATCCGGTAAGATGATTGTGGTAATCGCAAGTCCGATCTATGACCAGCATAATAAAGTAAGCGGCATGCTAGGAGCGACAGTGCCGATCGGTACAATGAATGAGATTGTTGGCACGCAAAAGATCGGACAGACGGGATATGCCTATATGGTTAAAAAGGATGGAATGGTCATCAGCTATCCTGATCAGAAGGAAATACTCAAGCTCAACGTTCTAAAATTGAACATTCCAACGCTTCAGGAAGGTATTGAAGAAGCTTTTACTGGCAAGACTGGATACAAGCGCTATACGTATAAAGGTGTTGACAAGTATGCATTTTTCTCCCAGGTACCTACTACGGGCTGGGTCGTTGCCATCACGGCTCCTGTAGAGGAAGCGTCAAGTCAACTAAATTATCTGGCGAAGCTTTCCTTTGTAACGGCTACTGTTGTTTTAGTATTTGCGGTTATCATTCTTGTTATCTTTTCTTCTCGCTTTGTCCGGCCGATTCGTCATCTCAGTGAGCTGACGGCAATGATTGCTGATGGAGATCTGACGGTAAAAACACCGAATCGAAGCAAAGATGAAGTGGGTGTGCTAAGCCACAATTTCAATCAAATGGTCGAAAGCGTGCATATGTTATTATTTGAAATCAAGGATGCATCACAAAAAATGCGCTCATCATCCGATGTTCTCACATTGGCCAGCAAGGAGACAACGCATTCAGCTGAACAGGTAGCGGTAACGATTAATGATCTTGCGGAAGGGGCCGGAGATATCGCCCATTCCATTCAATCTGCACACGTAGAGGTAACGCTCGTTAATGAAAGTTTGCAAAAGATCTCTGTCTATGCTGATGAGATGGCACATACATTTAAGGCAACTCAGGTATTGACGGAAGAAGGAGAACATGCCGTACGTGCGGCTGTTCTAAAAATGGAAGAGATTCAGAATATGGTAGATACGGCCTCTGAGGTAGTACAAAAGCTTGGAGAGCGCTCAGAGGAGATCGGTCAAATCGTCGGCCTCATCACGGGGATTGCTTCGCAGACGAACCTCCTTGCCCTCAACGCCAGTATTGAAGCGGCACGAGCAGGGGAGGCGGGACGAGGATTCGCTGTGGTGGCTGATGAAGTCCGTAAGCTTGCTGAGGAGACCGACAAAGCTGCAGGCGATATCTCACGCATCGTACAGGAGAACAAACGAGAGACACATGAAGCGATTGATTCCATTCAGCGGGGGCATGCCGTCATTGTAGAAGGACAAGAGATGGTGCATCATACTGGCGATTCCTTTGGTAAGATCCATGAGCATATCAGATTGGTAGGTGAGAAAAGCACTCACATTACTACTTCTATTAAAGTTGCTGAAGAGAACGCACGTAAAGTATCAAATGAAATGGAGCGCATCTCTGCCATTACAGAGGAAGCATCGGCAGGCTCGGAAGAAGTGGCGGCAGTCAGCGAGCAGCAGGCGGCAGCGGCTCAGCAGTTATCGAACGATGCGGCCACGATGGCTAGGCTGTCCGATCAGATGGAGAGCCTTGTATCACGGTTTAAAATGGAAAAGTAA
- the rplK gene encoding 50S ribosomal protein L11, protein MAKKVIKMVKLQIPAGKANPAPPVGPALGQAGVNIMGFCKEFNARTQEQAGLIIPVEITVFEDRSFTFITKTPPAAVLLKKAAGIESGSAVPNKTKVATVKRDKVREIAETKMPDLNAADVEAAMRMVEGTARSMGITIVD, encoded by the coding sequence ATGGCGAAAAAAGTTATTAAAATGGTTAAACTTCAAATCCCTGCAGGTAAAGCGAATCCGGCACCACCGGTTGGTCCGGCTCTTGGTCAAGCAGGTGTGAATATCATGGGATTCTGTAAAGAATTCAATGCTCGTACACAAGAGCAAGCAGGTCTGATTATTCCGGTTGAGATTACAGTGTTCGAAGACCGTTCGTTCACGTTCATCACGAAAACTCCTCCGGCTGCAGTTCTTCTGAAAAAAGCTGCTGGAATCGAATCTGGTTCTGCTGTACCGAACAAAACAAAAGTTGCGACTGTAAAACGCGATAAAGTTCGCGAAATCGCTGAAACAAAAATGCCTGATCTGAACGCTGCAGATGTTGAAGCTGCTATGCGTATGGTTGAAGGTACTGCCCGCAGCATGGGCATCACAATCGTTGACTAA
- the rlmB gene encoding 23S rRNA (guanosine(2251)-2'-O)-methyltransferase RlmB, protein MSEYIVGKNPVLEALRSGRSINKIWIAEGSQKGVTGQVMALAKEAGVTVQIVPRKKLDQAAEGESHQGVLAYIAAYDYVEIDDILAKAEALGEAPFLVILDEIEDPHNLGSILRTGDAAGVHGVIIPKRRSAGLTSTVAKASAGAIEYVPVARVTNLARTIDDLKERNIWVVGTDASGTEEFREARLDMGIALVIGSEGKGMSRLIREKCDFTVKLPMVGRVTSLNASVAGALLMYEVYRQRHPLTR, encoded by the coding sequence ATGAGTGAATATATTGTTGGTAAAAACCCTGTTCTAGAGGCACTACGCTCAGGACGCTCAATAAACAAAATCTGGATTGCCGAAGGTTCGCAAAAAGGAGTTACCGGACAGGTTATGGCGCTGGCAAAAGAAGCGGGAGTCACTGTCCAGATCGTGCCTCGTAAGAAACTTGATCAGGCGGCAGAAGGAGAGAGTCACCAAGGGGTTCTTGCCTATATTGCCGCATATGACTACGTGGAGATAGACGACATCCTTGCTAAGGCGGAGGCTTTAGGAGAGGCTCCTTTCCTTGTCATCTTAGATGAGATTGAGGACCCGCATAATCTCGGCTCGATCCTGCGTACCGGTGATGCGGCAGGTGTGCATGGTGTAATTATCCCAAAACGCCGTTCGGCTGGCCTGACCTCCACGGTGGCTAAAGCGTCAGCGGGAGCGATTGAGTACGTGCCGGTAGCGCGTGTTACAAATCTGGCTCGTACGATTGATGACTTGAAGGAGCGCAATATCTGGGTTGTCGGCACCGATGCTTCTGGGACGGAAGAGTTCCGGGAAGCACGTCTTGACATGGGGATTGCTCTTGTTATTGGAAGTGAAGGCAAAGGGATGAGCCGCTTAATTCGTGAGAAGTGTGATTTTACGGTTAAGCTTCCTATGGTTGGCCGTGTTACGTCGTTGAATGCATCTGTAGCCGGAGCCTTATTGATGTATGAGGTATATCGTCAGCGCCATCCGTTAACCAGATAG
- the cysS gene encoding cysteine--tRNA ligase yields MSTIKIYNTLTRKKEEFIPLEAGKVKMYVCGPTVYNFIHIGNARPPITFDVVRRYLEYRGYEVTYVQNFTDVDDKIIKKAEETGMAVEEVAKKFIASFVEDVRALGVAEANVHPKVTEHIPEIIDFVAGLIEKGHAYAADGDVYFRTASFSEYGKLSHQNIEELQAGARIEVNDKKENPLDFVLWKGAKPGEIFWESPWGKGRPGWHIECSAMSHKYLGSTFDIHGGGHDLTFPHHENEIAQSECLTGHPMAKYWMHNGYINIENEKMSKSLGNFILVKDIREKYAPRIVRFFMLSAHYRNPINFSDELLQQAANGLNRIDTAVRNLIHRLASAVEEAAAEEEKQQIEKFRAQFIEEMDDDFNTADAITVLFDIVREVNQMMAGGTLKKELILLYQSLFAELGEVLGISFGQVEAKAEGPSDEEISGLVEERTQARKDKNFARADEIRNQLQELGIILEDTPQGVRWHRK; encoded by the coding sequence ATGAGTACAATTAAGATATACAATACGTTAACGAGGAAGAAGGAAGAGTTTATTCCGCTTGAGGCGGGTAAAGTGAAGATGTATGTATGCGGACCAACCGTCTATAACTTTATCCATATTGGAAACGCCAGGCCGCCGATCACGTTCGATGTGGTACGCCGCTATCTCGAATACCGGGGATATGAGGTTACGTATGTCCAGAATTTTACGGATGTAGACGACAAAATCATCAAAAAAGCTGAAGAAACTGGCATGGCTGTTGAAGAGGTTGCCAAGAAATTCATTGCTTCCTTCGTGGAAGATGTGCGTGCATTAGGCGTAGCAGAAGCGAATGTACATCCGAAGGTAACAGAGCATATTCCAGAAATTATTGATTTTGTTGCAGGCTTGATTGAGAAGGGCCATGCTTATGCGGCTGATGGAGATGTGTATTTCCGTACGGCGTCCTTCTCCGAATACGGCAAGCTCTCCCACCAAAACATTGAAGAACTGCAGGCGGGCGCCCGCATTGAAGTCAATGATAAAAAGGAGAATCCGCTTGATTTTGTGCTTTGGAAAGGCGCAAAACCAGGTGAAATCTTCTGGGAAAGTCCGTGGGGAAAGGGGCGTCCCGGCTGGCATATTGAGTGCTCGGCGATGTCTCATAAGTATCTCGGCAGCACGTTTGATATTCATGGCGGCGGGCATGATCTGACGTTTCCGCATCACGAAAATGAAATTGCCCAGTCCGAGTGCCTGACAGGACATCCGATGGCGAAATACTGGATGCATAATGGGTATATCAATATTGAGAACGAAAAAATGTCCAAGTCGCTTGGGAATTTCATTTTGGTAAAAGATATTCGGGAGAAATATGCGCCGCGCATTGTGCGTTTCTTTATGCTGAGCGCCCACTACCGCAATCCGATTAACTTCAGCGATGAGCTATTGCAGCAGGCGGCTAATGGATTGAACCGGATTGATACGGCGGTGCGCAATCTAATACATCGGCTTGCTTCTGCGGTGGAGGAAGCGGCAGCGGAGGAAGAGAAGCAGCAGATCGAGAAATTCCGGGCGCAGTTTATCGAAGAAATGGATGACGACTTTAACACTGCCGATGCTATTACGGTATTATTTGATATCGTGCGGGAAGTTAATCAGATGATGGCAGGCGGTACGCTTAAAAAGGAATTGATACTGCTGTATCAGTCGTTATTCGCGGAGCTAGGCGAAGTGCTCGGTATCTCATTCGGTCAAGTGGAAGCGAAGGCTGAAGGGCCATCTGATGAAGAAATCAGCGGATTGGTAGAGGAGCGGACGCAGGCGCGTAAGGATAAGAATTTTGCTCGTGCTGATGAAATCCGCAATCAACTTCAAGAGCTTGGCATTATACTAGAGGATACGCCGCAGGGTGTACGTTGGCACCGGAAATGA
- the rplA gene encoding 50S ribosomal protein L1: MAKKGKNYLEAAKLIDRSVAYEINEALELVKKASKAKFDETVEVAFRLGVDPRKNDQQIRGAVVLPHGTGKTQRVLVFAKGEKAKEAEAAGADYVGDDEFVNKIQQGWFEFDVVVATPDMMGTVGKLGRVLGPKGLMPNPKTGTVTFEVEKAVKEIKAGKIEYRTDKAGNIHAPIGKVSFDVEKLADNLNTLIDTLQKAKPAAAKGTYMKNITVSSTMGPGVKIAVSTK, from the coding sequence GTGGCGAAAAAGGGTAAAAACTACTTAGAAGCTGCAAAGTTGATTGATCGCAGTGTTGCGTATGAAATCAACGAAGCTCTTGAACTTGTAAAAAAAGCTTCAAAAGCTAAATTCGATGAAACTGTAGAAGTAGCATTCCGCTTGGGCGTTGATCCGCGCAAAAACGATCAACAAATCCGTGGAGCTGTTGTACTTCCGCATGGTACTGGTAAAACACAACGTGTACTTGTATTCGCAAAAGGCGAAAAAGCAAAAGAAGCAGAAGCTGCAGGTGCAGATTATGTAGGTGACGACGAATTCGTTAACAAGATCCAACAAGGTTGGTTCGAGTTCGATGTTGTCGTTGCAACACCAGATATGATGGGTACTGTTGGTAAACTGGGTCGTGTTCTCGGACCGAAAGGCTTAATGCCGAACCCAAAAACAGGCACAGTAACATTCGAAGTTGAAAAAGCTGTTAAAGAAATCAAAGCAGGTAAAATCGAATACCGTACGGATAAAGCGGGTAACATCCACGCGCCAATCGGTAAAGTATCGTTCGATGTTGAGAAGCTTGCTGATAACTTGAACACGCTGATCGACACATTACAAAAAGCAAAGCCAGCTGCCGCTAAAGGTACGTACATGAAAAACATTACTGTAAGTTCCACAATGGGTCCTGGCGTAAAAATTGCTGTTTCCACAAAATAA